The Hymenobacter baengnokdamensis genome includes a region encoding these proteins:
- a CDS encoding energy transducer TonB, producing the protein MPQLPGGGGTGAIVAAFFNHLRIPASSIKGNYTGSAQVYFEVNSHGAVQHIRLTKSTHSPQVDSAITKAIRSLPTFTPGRQAGQPVTVSLTLPISCIKPQ; encoded by the coding sequence ATGCCGCAGTTGCCGGGCGGCGGTGGCACGGGGGCAATAGTAGCGGCGTTCTTCAATCACCTGCGGATTCCCGCTTCTTCAATTAAAGGGAATTATACTGGAAGCGCACAAGTGTATTTTGAGGTCAACTCACATGGTGCGGTGCAGCATATCAGGCTGACAAAAAGTACTCATTCACCACAGGTGGACAGTGCGATAACAAAAGCAATTCGGTCATTGCCAACATTCACGCCTGGTCGTCAGGCTGGCCAACCTGTTACGGTGAGCTTGACGTTACCAATTTCCTGTATTAAACCACAGTAA
- a CDS encoding acetyl-CoA C-acyltransferase — protein sequence MANTAYIVAGFRTAVGKAPRGVFRFTRPDDLAAEVIKHLVKSVPALDPSRVDDVIVGNAVPEAEQGLQMGRLISLLALPINVPGLIVNRYCGSGVETIAMAVGKITAGMAECIIAGGTESMSMVPTVGWKTVPNYKLANEHPDYYMGMGLTAEAVANDYKISRQDQDEFAYHSHQKAIRAIADGKFRKSIVPITVEETYLDQATGKKKNRSYVVDTDEGPRADTSLEALAKLRPVFAANGSVTAGNSSQTSDGAAFVLVMSEKMVKELNLEPIARMVTYATEGVDPRIMGMGPIAAVPKALRQAGMKLDDIDLLELNEAFASQSLAVVRELGINTEKLNVNGGAIALGHPLGCSGAKLSIQLFDELRDRGQKYGIVTACVGGGQGVAGIYELLK from the coding sequence ATGGCTAATACCGCATATATCGTGGCCGGCTTTCGCACGGCCGTTGGCAAAGCGCCCCGGGGCGTCTTCCGTTTTACCCGCCCCGATGACCTGGCGGCCGAGGTTATCAAGCACCTCGTAAAGTCGGTGCCCGCCCTGGACCCCAGCCGCGTTGACGACGTAATAGTGGGCAACGCCGTGCCCGAGGCCGAGCAGGGCCTGCAAATGGGCCGCCTCATCTCGCTGCTGGCGCTGCCCATCAACGTGCCGGGCCTTATCGTGAACCGCTACTGCGGCTCGGGCGTGGAAACCATCGCGATGGCGGTGGGCAAAATCACGGCCGGCATGGCTGAGTGCATCATTGCGGGCGGCACCGAGAGCATGAGCATGGTGCCCACCGTGGGCTGGAAAACCGTGCCCAACTATAAGCTCGCCAACGAGCATCCCGACTACTACATGGGGATGGGCCTGACTGCGGAAGCCGTGGCTAACGACTATAAAATCTCGCGCCAGGACCAGGACGAGTTTGCCTACCACTCGCACCAGAAGGCCATCAGGGCCATTGCCGACGGCAAGTTCAGGAAGAGCATCGTGCCCATCACGGTGGAGGAAACCTACCTCGACCAAGCCACCGGCAAGAAGAAAAACCGCTCCTATGTGGTCGATACCGACGAAGGCCCCCGCGCCGACACCTCGCTGGAAGCCCTGGCCAAGCTGCGCCCCGTATTCGCCGCCAACGGCAGCGTGACGGCCGGCAACTCGTCGCAGACCTCCGACGGCGCGGCCTTCGTGCTGGTAATGAGCGAGAAAATGGTGAAGGAGCTGAACCTGGAGCCCATCGCCCGCATGGTGACCTACGCCACCGAGGGCGTCGACCCGCGCATCATGGGCATGGGCCCGATTGCGGCCGTGCCGAAAGCCTTGCGCCAGGCCGGCATGAAGCTCGACGACATCGACTTGCTTGAGCTGAACGAGGCCTTCGCCTCGCAGTCGCTGGCCGTGGTGCGCGAGCTAGGCATCAATACCGAGAAGCTGAACGTGAACGGCGGTGCCATCGCGCTGGGCCACCCGCTGGGCTGCTCGGGCGCCAAGCTCTCCATCCAGCTCTTCGACGAGCTGCGCGACCGTGGCCAGAAGTATGGCATCGTCACTGCCTGCGTAGGCGGCGGCCAGGGAGTGGCGGGGATTTATGAATTGCTGAAGTAA
- a CDS encoding 3-hydroxyacyl-CoA dehydrogenase/enoyl-CoA hydratase family protein, which translates to MKRIIKKVAVLGSGVMGSRIACHFANIGVPVLLLDIAPKELTADEEKKGLKLEAPAVRNRIVNSALQAAVAANPSPLYRKSEVSRIKTGNFDDNLKDIASCDWVIEVVVERLDIKKSLYERIEQFRKKGTLITSNTSGIPIHLLAEGRSEDFKQNFAGTHFFNPPRYLKLLEIIPTPETKPEVVDFLLHYGDLYLGKTVVLAKDTPGFIANRVGVFALLDAMQTMQKLGLTVEETDKLTGPVIGHAKSATLRTSDVVGLDTTINVANGLAQGLPDDEAKDVFTLPDFVKKMGESKWLGDKTGQGFYKKVKGEGGKSEIHALDLNTLEYKPSQKVKFATLEATKAIDKLADRFKLLVAGKDKAGEFYRLSFGSLFAYVSNRVPEIADQLYKIDDALRAGFGWELGPFETWDALGVPAGIELAKAAGRTVAPWVEEMLAAGNPTFYKVENGTRKFYDKESKQYQPVAGVENFIILDNLRASGKVLWKNAGASVIDLGDGILNVEFHSKMNSLGTDVIQGLLKGVEMAEAGYRGLVVGNDAPNFSAGANLGLVYMQALEQEFDELNMMIQQFQQAMMRMRYSSIPVVGTPHGLTLGGGCELNLHCDRVVASAESYIGLVEFGVGLIPGGGGTKEMTLRTAAKYEEGEPEFNLLRNTYMTISTAKVSTSAAEAFDLGFLRRGDEIVVNPNRVIAQAKAAALELADAGYSQPSQKTNIKVHGKGALAMFKTGVYAMKEGKYISEHDQKIADKLAYVMCGGDLSSPTEVSEQYLLDLEREAFLSLCGERKTLERIQSILTTGKPLRN; encoded by the coding sequence ATGAAACGTATCATCAAGAAAGTTGCCGTGCTGGGCTCGGGCGTGATGGGCTCGCGCATTGCCTGCCACTTTGCCAACATCGGCGTGCCGGTGCTGCTGCTCGACATCGCGCCGAAAGAGCTGACGGCCGACGAAGAGAAGAAAGGCCTGAAGCTGGAGGCGCCGGCCGTGCGCAACCGTATCGTCAACAGCGCGTTGCAAGCGGCGGTGGCGGCCAATCCGTCGCCGCTCTACCGCAAGAGCGAGGTAAGCCGCATCAAGACCGGCAACTTCGACGACAATCTGAAAGACATCGCTTCCTGCGACTGGGTAATTGAGGTGGTAGTAGAGCGGCTGGATATTAAGAAAAGCCTATATGAGCGCATCGAGCAGTTTCGCAAGAAAGGCACGCTGATAACGAGCAACACCAGCGGCATTCCGATTCACTTGCTGGCCGAGGGTCGCTCGGAGGACTTCAAGCAAAACTTCGCGGGCACCCACTTCTTCAACCCGCCGCGGTATTTGAAATTGCTGGAAATTATTCCGACGCCCGAAACCAAGCCGGAAGTGGTTGATTTTCTGTTACACTACGGCGACCTGTACCTGGGCAAGACGGTAGTACTGGCCAAGGACACGCCTGGCTTCATCGCCAACCGCGTGGGGGTATTTGCCCTGCTCGACGCCATGCAAACCATGCAGAAGCTGGGCCTGACGGTGGAGGAAACCGACAAGCTGACCGGTCCGGTTATCGGCCACGCCAAGTCGGCCACGCTGCGCACGTCGGATGTGGTGGGCCTGGATACGACCATTAACGTAGCCAATGGGTTAGCCCAGGGCCTGCCCGATGACGAGGCCAAAGACGTGTTTACGCTGCCCGATTTTGTCAAGAAAATGGGCGAGAGCAAATGGCTGGGCGATAAAACCGGCCAGGGCTTCTACAAGAAAGTGAAAGGCGAGGGCGGCAAGTCGGAGATTCACGCCCTGGACCTCAACACCCTGGAATACAAGCCTTCGCAGAAGGTGAAGTTTGCCACGCTGGAAGCTACCAAAGCCATCGACAAGCTGGCCGACCGCTTCAAGTTGCTGGTGGCAGGCAAGGACAAGGCGGGCGAGTTTTACCGCCTGAGCTTCGGCAGCCTGTTTGCCTACGTGAGCAACCGCGTGCCCGAAATCGCCGACCAGCTCTATAAGATTGACGACGCGCTGCGCGCCGGCTTCGGTTGGGAGCTGGGGCCGTTTGAAACCTGGGACGCGCTGGGCGTGCCGGCGGGCATCGAGCTGGCTAAGGCGGCCGGGCGCACGGTGGCGCCGTGGGTAGAAGAGATGCTGGCGGCTGGCAACCCGACCTTTTACAAGGTGGAAAACGGCACGCGGAAGTTTTACGACAAGGAAAGCAAGCAGTACCAGCCGGTGGCAGGCGTGGAGAACTTCATCATTCTCGACAACCTGCGCGCCAGCGGCAAGGTACTGTGGAAGAACGCCGGCGCGTCGGTTATCGACCTGGGCGACGGCATTTTGAACGTCGAGTTTCACTCCAAGATGAACTCGCTGGGCACCGACGTTATCCAAGGCTTGCTCAAAGGTGTGGAAATGGCCGAAGCCGGCTACCGCGGCCTCGTAGTGGGCAACGATGCGCCCAATTTCTCGGCCGGCGCCAACCTGGGCCTGGTGTACATGCAGGCGCTGGAGCAGGAGTTTGACGAGCTGAATATGATGATTCAGCAGTTTCAGCAGGCCATGATGCGGATGCGCTACAGCAGCATTCCGGTGGTGGGCACCCCGCACGGCCTCACGCTGGGCGGCGGCTGCGAGTTGAACCTGCACTGCGACCGCGTGGTAGCTTCGGCCGAGTCGTACATCGGCCTCGTCGAGTTTGGCGTGGGCCTGATACCCGGCGGCGGCGGCACCAAGGAAATGACCCTGCGCACGGCGGCCAAGTATGAAGAAGGGGAGCCGGAGTTTAACCTGCTGCGCAACACCTACATGACCATCAGCACGGCCAAGGTGTCGACCTCGGCCGCCGAGGCGTTCGACCTGGGCTTCCTGCGCCGGGGCGACGAGATTGTGGTGAACCCCAACCGCGTGATTGCCCAGGCCAAGGCCGCCGCCCTGGAGCTGGCCGACGCGGGCTACTCGCAGCCCAGCCAGAAAACCAATATCAAGGTGCATGGCAAGGGCGCGCTGGCCATGTTCAAAACCGGCGTGTATGCCATGAAAGAGGGCAAGTACATCTCGGAGCACGACCAGAAAATTGCCGACAAGCTCGCCTACGTGATGTGCGGCGGCGACCTCTCCTCCCCCACCGAAGTGAGCGAGCAATACCTGCTGGACCTGGAGCGCGAGGCGTTTCTGAGCCTGTGCGGCGAGCGCAAGACGCTGGAACGGATTCAATCTATCTTGACTACTGGCAAGCCGCTACGTAACTAA
- a CDS encoding MarR family winged helix-turn-helix transcriptional regulator yields the protein MKPEETVDYNIKVAWHAISRMYNTQAARYDITTSIGFVLLNIDQELGTPATKIAPLLGLETRSLTRILRSMEEKGLIYKQADTQDKRSVRIFLTELGLEKKEVSRQTVRHFNLKVRDKIPQSQLDTFFKVASQITSMIEGKILFDDFELKPLRKEASA from the coding sequence ATGAAACCCGAAGAAACCGTCGATTACAACATTAAGGTAGCCTGGCACGCGATTTCGCGCATGTACAACACGCAGGCCGCCCGCTACGACATCACCACGAGTATCGGCTTCGTGCTGCTCAACATCGACCAGGAGCTGGGCACGCCGGCCACCAAGATTGCGCCCCTGCTGGGGCTCGAAACCCGCTCGCTGACGCGCATCTTGCGCAGCATGGAGGAAAAAGGCCTGATTTACAAGCAGGCCGATACGCAGGACAAGCGCTCGGTGCGCATTTTCCTGACCGAGCTGGGCCTGGAAAAAAAGGAGGTTTCGCGCCAGACGGTGCGGCACTTTAATCTGAAGGTGCGCGATAAAATTCCGCAGAGCCAACTCGATACTTTTTTCAAGGTCGCCAGCCAGATTACGAGCATGATTGAGGGCAAAATTCTCTTCGACGACTTTGAGCTGAAGCCCCTGCGCAAGGAGGCTTCGGCGTGA
- a CDS encoding AMP-dependent synthetase/ligase codes for MDARRSFDILAVQLEKSPKPDALAAKTDGQYVPLSSQQVQQQANLVSLGLLSLGLKKDDKVAIISMNRPEWLLADFGIAQIGATSVPMYPSITVEDYKYIFTDAGVKAVFVADKHLYDKVTEATAGLHIPAANVFTFDKVAGARHFGELLELGSQGNPADLEPLKAAVQPNDLLTLIYTSGTTGNPKGVMLSHDNLLSNCRSSQRFVPVSRDDKALSFLPLCHIFERMVTYLYMLNGVSIYYAESMETIADNLREVHPSIFTTVPRLLEKVYDRIVARGHEQTGIKHKLFFWALDLGLKYDTQKDLGFVYNTELALANKLIFNKWREALGGNLRCIVSGGGALQPRLARVFWAAGIRVMEGYGLTETSPVIAVNGYERQDNMIGAVGPLIDNMEVKIAADGEILTKSASVMKGYYNKPELTAEAIDSEGWFHTGDIGEFVNGRFLKITDRKKEMFKTSGGKYIAPQVIENKMKEDPFIEQMMVVGADQKFPGALIVPALDELKKWAGQNGVAAKSNADLVKEEKVVKLYHDLVQKYNQGFAQWEQVKKVVLLPEQWTVESGEMTPTMKVKRKVITENNKAAIEGLYK; via the coding sequence ATGGATGCTCGTCGCTCCTTCGATATCCTCGCTGTTCAACTCGAGAAATCTCCAAAACCTGATGCGCTGGCGGCCAAGACAGATGGTCAGTACGTACCGCTCAGCTCACAGCAGGTGCAGCAGCAGGCCAACCTGGTAAGCCTGGGCCTGCTAAGCCTGGGCCTGAAAAAGGACGACAAGGTGGCCATCATCAGCATGAACCGGCCCGAGTGGCTGCTGGCCGACTTCGGCATCGCCCAAATCGGGGCTACCAGCGTGCCGATGTACCCGAGTATTACAGTAGAGGACTATAAATATATTTTTACCGATGCGGGCGTAAAAGCCGTTTTCGTGGCCGATAAGCACCTGTACGACAAAGTAACGGAAGCTACTGCGGGCCTGCATATTCCGGCGGCCAACGTCTTTACGTTTGACAAAGTAGCCGGGGCCCGGCATTTCGGCGAGCTGCTGGAGCTGGGTAGCCAGGGCAACCCCGCCGACCTGGAGCCCTTGAAAGCGGCCGTGCAGCCCAACGATTTGCTCACGCTTATTTATACCAGCGGCACCACCGGCAACCCGAAAGGCGTGATGCTCAGCCACGATAACCTGCTAAGCAACTGCCGCAGCTCGCAGCGCTTCGTGCCGGTGAGCCGTGATGATAAGGCCCTGAGCTTCCTGCCGCTGTGCCATATTTTTGAGCGCATGGTTACCTATTTGTATATGCTTAATGGCGTAAGCATCTACTACGCCGAGAGCATGGAAACCATTGCCGACAACCTGCGCGAGGTGCACCCCAGCATTTTTACCACCGTGCCGCGCCTGCTCGAAAAAGTGTATGACCGAATTGTGGCGCGCGGCCACGAGCAAACCGGCATCAAGCACAAGCTCTTTTTCTGGGCGTTGGATTTGGGCCTGAAATACGACACCCAGAAAGACCTGGGCTTCGTGTACAACACCGAGCTGGCGCTGGCCAACAAGCTCATTTTCAACAAGTGGCGCGAGGCGCTGGGCGGCAATCTGCGCTGCATCGTGAGCGGTGGCGGGGCCTTACAGCCGCGCCTGGCGCGGGTATTCTGGGCGGCCGGCATCCGGGTGATGGAGGGCTACGGCCTCACCGAAACCTCGCCCGTGATTGCGGTAAACGGCTACGAGCGCCAGGATAACATGATTGGGGCCGTCGGGCCGCTCATCGACAATATGGAGGTAAAAATTGCCGCCGATGGCGAGATTCTGACCAAGTCGGCCTCCGTGATGAAGGGCTACTACAACAAGCCCGAGCTAACGGCCGAAGCCATTGATAGCGAAGGCTGGTTTCATACCGGCGACATCGGGGAGTTCGTCAACGGCCGCTTTCTAAAAATCACCGACCGCAAGAAGGAGATGTTCAAGACCAGCGGCGGCAAGTACATCGCGCCGCAAGTCATTGAGAACAAGATGAAAGAAGACCCCTTCATTGAGCAGATGATGGTGGTCGGGGCCGACCAGAAATTCCCGGGCGCGCTTATCGTTCCGGCCCTGGATGAGCTGAAAAAGTGGGCCGGCCAGAACGGAGTGGCCGCCAAGTCGAACGCCGACCTGGTGAAGGAAGAGAAAGTGGTGAAACTCTACCACGACCTGGTGCAGAAGTACAACCAAGGCTTCGCGCAGTGGGAACAGGTGAAAAAAGTGGTACTCCTGCCCGAGCAGTGGACGGTGGAAAGCGGCGAGATGACGCCCACCATGAAGGTGAAGCGCAAGGTGATTACCGAGAATAACAAGGCCGCGATTGAGGGCCTGTATAAGTAG
- a CDS encoding formimidoylglutamase: protein MNLALFFDPLPDELTAPATVPTSVAAYAARFAENFPDWRHADLALIGLDEWRGTAAGPPPAGRHGANCVRERLYQLQKGTGPLRLVDLGNLRPGLSLEDTYQRLREVVAALLEADTVPLLLGGGHDLDCGQFLAYEAMGQSINFAVVDSRPDMARPSVGTPAEESHLRRLLMHEPNFVFSCAHLAHQQYLTPTEVLTAFEKLHFETMSVGELRTDRRLAEPVLRQANFVSIDIAAIRWQDAPGYYPASPFGLSNEDATQLCWYAGHNAQLSSLGLYGYRPDHDPHGLAAATLATMLWYFIEGFYHRKPETGFGTYRFLTYTLVLPGTPAELVFYKSRRADKWWMQVESMGDQTVKRIVPCTHQDYLHAAQGDLPQRWIRTQALLG from the coding sequence ATGAACCTGGCTCTCTTTTTCGACCCGCTGCCCGATGAGCTGACCGCGCCCGCAACGGTACCAACCAGTGTGGCTGCCTACGCTGCGCGCTTCGCCGAAAACTTTCCGGACTGGCGCCACGCCGACCTGGCCCTGATTGGTCTCGATGAGTGGCGTGGTACGGCGGCCGGCCCGCCGCCGGCCGGCCGGCACGGCGCCAACTGCGTGCGGGAGCGCTTGTATCAGCTGCAGAAAGGCACCGGGCCGCTCCGCCTCGTGGACCTGGGCAACCTGCGCCCCGGCCTTAGCCTGGAAGACACCTACCAGCGCCTGCGCGAAGTGGTGGCGGCCCTGCTCGAAGCCGATACGGTGCCGCTGCTGCTCGGCGGCGGGCATGACCTCGACTGTGGGCAATTTCTGGCTTATGAGGCAATGGGCCAGTCGATTAACTTCGCCGTGGTCGATTCGCGGCCCGATATGGCCCGGCCCAGCGTGGGCACCCCAGCCGAAGAAAGCCACTTGCGCCGCCTGCTCATGCACGAGCCCAACTTTGTGTTTAGCTGCGCGCACCTCGCTCATCAGCAATACCTTACCCCAACCGAAGTGCTGACGGCTTTCGAGAAGCTGCACTTCGAAACGATGAGCGTGGGCGAGCTGCGCACCGACCGCCGCCTGGCCGAGCCGGTCTTGCGCCAGGCCAATTTTGTGAGCATCGATATTGCAGCTATTCGCTGGCAGGATGCGCCGGGCTACTACCCGGCCAGTCCGTTTGGCCTTAGTAATGAGGATGCTACCCAGCTGTGCTGGTACGCCGGCCACAACGCGCAGTTGTCCTCGCTGGGGCTTTATGGCTACCGGCCCGACCACGACCCGCACGGCCTGGCCGCCGCCACGCTGGCTACCATGCTCTGGTACTTTATCGAAGGCTTTTACCACCGCAAGCCCGAAACCGGCTTTGGCACCTACCGCTTTCTTACCTATACCCTGGTGCTGCCCGGCACGCCCGCCGAGCTGGTGTTTTATAAGTCGCGCCGGGCCGATAAGTGGTGGATGCAGGTTGAAAGCATGGGCGACCAGACCGTGAAGCGCATTGTGCCCTGTACCCATCAGGACTACCTGCACGCGGCCCAGGGCGACCTGCCGCAGCGCTGGATTCGGACCCAGGCGCTCTTAGGGTAG
- a CDS encoding cytochrome b5 domain-containing protein yields the protein MSLTADHEPPATYTRSQLALRNGQDRAEIWVAYQGRIYDVTRSRLWQRGNHYEHWAGQDLTQELDKDAPHLATVFDKFSVVGLLR from the coding sequence ATGAGCCTGACAGCTGACCACGAACCGCCGGCAACGTACACCAGAAGCCAGCTGGCTTTGCGCAACGGCCAGGACCGCGCCGAGATATGGGTGGCGTACCAGGGGCGGATTTACGATGTTACCCGCTCGCGGCTCTGGCAGCGCGGCAATCACTACGAGCACTGGGCCGGCCAGGACCTTACGCAGGAGCTTGACAAAGATGCGCCGCACCTGGCCACGGTGTTTGATAAATTCAGTGTAGTAGGCTTGCTGAGATAA
- the murQ gene encoding N-acetylmuramic acid 6-phosphate etherase has protein sequence MTTETSSEYNDLETLSTATLLAGMNQLDQTVPLAVQKALPQIEQLVEAIVGRLRAGGRLFYIGAGTSGRLGVVDASECPPTFGVPAGLVVGIIAGGDGAIRQAVEGAEDNATQAWLDLQQFDISEKDVLVGIAASGRTPYVIGGLQAARQAGLATGCVVCNAGSAVAGASEFPVEVVTGPEFITGSTRLKAGTAQKLVLNMLTTATFIRLGRVKGNKMVDMQLSNDKLVERGQRMLMDELAIPAAEAAALLRAHGSVRAALDARQ, from the coding sequence GTGACAACCGAGACCTCATCCGAGTACAACGACCTCGAAACCTTGTCTACCGCGACGCTGCTCGCCGGGATGAATCAGCTCGACCAGACGGTGCCGCTGGCCGTGCAAAAAGCGCTGCCGCAGATAGAGCAGCTCGTTGAAGCTATCGTAGGCCGGCTGCGAGCCGGCGGGCGTCTCTTTTACATCGGGGCCGGCACCAGCGGCCGGCTGGGCGTAGTAGATGCTTCCGAGTGCCCCCCCACGTTTGGGGTGCCCGCCGGGCTGGTCGTGGGCATCATTGCCGGCGGCGATGGCGCTATCCGGCAGGCCGTGGAGGGCGCGGAAGATAATGCCACCCAGGCCTGGCTTGATTTACAGCAGTTTGACATCAGCGAAAAGGATGTGCTGGTCGGCATCGCGGCCTCGGGGCGCACGCCCTACGTGATAGGGGGCTTGCAGGCTGCCCGGCAGGCAGGCCTGGCTACCGGGTGCGTGGTCTGTAACGCGGGCTCGGCGGTAGCCGGTGCCAGCGAGTTTCCGGTAGAGGTTGTTACCGGCCCCGAGTTCATAACCGGCAGCACACGCCTCAAAGCCGGCACGGCTCAGAAGCTGGTACTCAATATGCTGACTACTGCCACCTTTATTCGTCTGGGCCGGGTAAAAGGCAATAAGATGGTCGATATGCAGCTCAGCAACGACAAGCTGGTGGAGCGAGGCCAGCGGATGCTCATGGACGAGCTGGCCATTCCGGCGGCCGAAGCCGCGGCCCTGCTGCGGGCACATGGCTCGGTACGGGCCGCACTCGACGCCCGGCAGTAG
- the der gene encoding ribosome biogenesis GTPase Der — translation MNTIAIVGRPNVGKSTLFNRLVGRRQAIMDNQSGVTRDRHYGYGDWTGHNFTVIDTGGYVHNSDDIFESEINRQVKLAIDEADVILFMVDADAGLHGLDEEFAGVLRRYQSKKPIYLVANKADTNLRAQGSGEFYALGLGDTEVFAISSQNGSGTGELLDAVVSHFDEAGEEEPNAGLPRIAILGRPNVGKSSFVNLLLGEERSIVTDVAGTTRDSIEAKYSAFGHEFMLVDTAGLRRKARVNEDVEFYSNMRTLRAMEASDVCVILLDASRSIEAQDVSIIALADRNRKGIVILVNKWDLIEGKETNTARDFEAKIMEKIAPIAYPPVLFISVLNKQRVHKALEVIMEVYSNKRKKIPTSQLNDVMLKEIEKYPPPIQKGKMVRIKYATQLPTHNPVFAFFCNLPQYIPDSYARYLENRLREHFDFKGVPIGLAFRKK, via the coding sequence ATGAATACCATTGCAATAGTGGGCCGCCCCAATGTGGGCAAATCCACCCTGTTCAACCGGCTGGTGGGTCGCCGCCAGGCCATTATGGACAACCAGAGCGGGGTAACCCGCGACCGCCACTACGGCTACGGCGACTGGACCGGCCACAACTTTACCGTCATTGATACCGGCGGCTACGTGCATAACTCGGACGATATTTTCGAGAGCGAAATTAACCGCCAGGTAAAGCTGGCCATCGACGAGGCCGACGTTATCCTCTTCATGGTGGATGCCGATGCTGGCCTGCACGGGCTGGATGAGGAATTTGCCGGCGTGCTGCGCCGCTACCAGAGCAAGAAGCCGATTTATCTGGTTGCCAATAAGGCCGATACCAACCTGCGGGCGCAGGGCTCGGGCGAGTTCTACGCCCTGGGTCTCGGCGATACCGAAGTATTTGCCATCAGCTCGCAGAACGGCTCGGGCACCGGCGAGCTGCTCGACGCCGTGGTGAGTCACTTCGACGAAGCAGGCGAGGAAGAGCCTAATGCCGGCCTGCCGCGCATCGCTATTCTGGGCCGCCCCAACGTCGGTAAGTCATCGTTTGTCAACCTGTTGCTGGGCGAAGAGCGCAGCATTGTAACCGACGTAGCCGGCACTACCCGCGACTCAATCGAAGCCAAGTACAGCGCCTTCGGCCACGAGTTTATGCTCGTCGATACGGCGGGCCTGCGCCGTAAGGCGCGCGTCAACGAAGACGTGGAGTTTTACTCCAACATGCGCACGCTGCGCGCCATGGAGGCATCCGACGTGTGCGTTATCCTGCTCGATGCCAGCCGCAGCATTGAGGCCCAGGACGTAAGCATCATCGCGCTGGCCGACCGCAACCGCAAGGGTATCGTTATCCTGGTGAATAAGTGGGACTTAATCGAGGGCAAGGAAACGAATACCGCCCGCGACTTTGAGGCCAAGATTATGGAGAAAATTGCGCCCATTGCCTACCCACCGGTGCTGTTTATTTCGGTGCTCAACAAGCAGCGCGTGCACAAGGCCCTGGAGGTTATCATGGAAGTATATAGCAACAAGCGGAAGAAAATCCCGACTTCGCAGCTCAACGACGTGATGCTGAAGGAAATCGAGAAATACCCGCCACCCATTCAAAAGGGTAAAATGGTGCGCATCAAGTATGCTACCCAGCTGCCTACGCACAACCCGGTGTTTGCCTTTTTCTGCAACCTGCCGCAGTATATCCCCGATTCGTACGCCCGCTACCTCGAAAACCGCCTGCGCGAGCACTTCGATTTCAAGGGTGTGCCCATCGGCCTGGCATTCCGCAAAAAATAG
- the era gene encoding GTPase Era, producing the protein MNPETQPHRAGFVSIIGKPNVGKSTLMNALVGERLSIVTSKAQTTRHRILGILNGADFQLIYSDTPGIIQPKYELHNAMMAFVYSSLEDADVILFVTDIYEKHDEEPVIERLRKTEDTPIIVLVNKIDQADQADVEAKLAFWQEELPNATHILPISALNAFGTEHVLELVLEKLPLHPPYYPKDELTDKPERFFAAEMVREKIFKLYKKEVPYSCEVTIEEFKEDDDIIRIRGVIYVERNSQKGIIIGAKGEALKKVGTWAREEMEKFFQKKVFLELFVKVNENWRTDAKALSRFGYQ; encoded by the coding sequence GTGAATCCTGAAACTCAGCCTCACCGTGCCGGCTTCGTCAGCATCATCGGCAAGCCCAACGTGGGCAAGTCCACGCTGATGAATGCCCTGGTAGGCGAGCGCCTGAGCATCGTCACGAGCAAGGCCCAAACGACGCGCCACCGCATCCTGGGCATTCTCAACGGTGCTGATTTTCAGCTTATCTACTCCGACACGCCCGGCATTATTCAGCCCAAGTACGAGCTGCACAACGCCATGATGGCCTTCGTGTACTCGTCGCTGGAAGATGCCGACGTCATACTCTTCGTAACTGATATATACGAAAAACACGATGAAGAGCCCGTTATCGAGCGCCTGCGCAAAACGGAGGACACGCCCATCATCGTGCTGGTCAATAAGATAGACCAGGCCGACCAGGCCGATGTGGAAGCCAAGCTAGCCTTCTGGCAGGAAGAGCTGCCCAATGCTACGCACATTCTGCCCATCTCGGCCCTCAATGCCTTTGGTACCGAGCACGTGCTGGAACTGGTGCTCGAAAAGCTGCCCCTGCACCCACCCTATTACCCCAAAGATGAGCTGACCGATAAGCCTGAGCGCTTTTTTGCTGCCGAGATGGTGCGCGAAAAAATCTTCAAGCTTTATAAAAAGGAAGTTCCTTACAGCTGCGAGGTTACCATTGAGGAGTTTAAGGAAGATGATGATATCATTCGTATTCGCGGCGTTATCTACGTAGAGCGCAATAGCCAGAAAGGTATTATCATCGGGGCCAAAGGGGAGGCGCTGAAGAAAGTCGGCACCTGGGCCCGCGAGGAAATGGAGAAATTCTTTCAGAAGAAAGTGTTCCTGGAATTGTTCGTGAAAGTGAACGAGAACTGGCGCACCGATGCCAAAGCGCTGAGCCGCTTCGGCTACCAGTAA